The segment GCGGCCGATTTCTTGCTGAAGAGAATGTGAGGGCCCGCCGCCCCAGCCGGACCCGCCGTGACGGGCACGAGCACCGCGGCCGAGATCAGGTCGCTCCGGCTCGCCTCAAGCCGCGCCCGGCGTCCGAGTGCCGCGTCGAGGCGGCGCCTCAGCTCGGCGAGGTCCACCCTACCGCGCCTGGAAATTGGGCTTTCGCTTCTCCGCGAAGGCCTTCGGCCCCTCGACCGCGTCCTCGGTCCCGCGAAGCGTCCCGGACAGGAAGGCCTCGAGGCGCAGGCCGTCCGCCAGCGGCATCGTGAGGCCGCGGAGGATCGCCTCCTTCGCCGCGCGCACGGCAAGCGGCCCTTTCTCGCAGATGGTCTCGGCCCACTTGCGCGCCGTCGGCATGAGCTCCGCCGCCGGCACCACGGCGTTGATGAGCCCGGCCGCGAGCGCCTCCTCGGCGGTGAGCGTCTTCGCCATCAGGATGATCTCCATGGCCTTCGCGAGCGACACCGCGCGCGGCAACCGCTGCGTCCCGCCGGCCCCCGGGAAGATCCCCCAGCGGACTTCGGGCAGGCCGAAGCTGGCGTGCGGCGCCGAGATCCTGATGTCGCAGGCCAGCGCCTGCTCCAGGCCGCCTGCTAAGCAGTGGCCGTTGATCGCGGCGATCATGGGCTTCCAGATCTCGAGCCCGCGCGTGATGCCCCCCAGTCCCAGGCTCTCGTGGTCCCGGCGCCGCGCGCCCTTGCCGAAGGACGCCGGGATCATCTTCTTGAGGTCCGCGCCCGCGCAGAAGCTCTTCTCCCCCGCGCCGGTCAGGATGGCGACCCACGCGCCGTCGTTGTCACGGAAGCGCGTCCACGCCTCGATCAAGGCGTCCTGGGTCTCCGGGTCAATCGCATTCATGGCGTCGGGGCGGTTGATCGTGATCGTCACGATCTTGCCGGCCTGCTCGTAGAGGACGGTGGACATCTCGTTGGCCTCCGGGTGGATGCTGGGTCGTGCCGTCATGACATCACGAAGCCGCCGTCTTGTCTTTGAATCGTACGCTAGACAAATCTGCAGCCGACCGAGCCCAGCCGCGTGAAGGAAGCGCGGACGGAGTCGCCGGCCTTGGGGCGGAACACCTTGGAGATGGACCCGGTCAGCACGATATCCCCCGCCCGGAGACGGCCGCCCAGCTTGCCCAGGGCGTTGGCCAGCCAGGCGAGCGAGTTGAGCGGGTTGCCCATGACCTCTGCCGCCGCCGCGGTCGCCACTCGCTGGCCGTTCTCCTCGTACACGACGCCCTCCAGCGACAGGTCGAGCCCGCTCACCGGTGTCAGCGGCCCGCCCAGGACGATGGCATTCGCCAGGACCCCGTCGGCGACGAAATCCGTCCCGCGCGGCTTGCCCGACAGGCGGAAGTCGATCAGCTCGAAGGACGGCACGGCCCCTTCCACCGCCAGCAGGGCGGAGGCCGGCGTCACGCCCGGGCCTTCCAGAGCGGCCTTCATGACAAAGGCCATTTCCACCTCGAGCCCGAGGCTGACGAAGCGCGAGACCGGCACCGCGTCGCCGCTGCCGAAGACGCCCGAGGCCAGGAGAAAGCCCAGCACGGGCTCGCTGACGCCGTAGGTCTCCTGGAGCGCCGCGTTGGTGAAGCCCGCCTTCCAGCCGACGACGCGATCGCCGCGCTCAACGAGCCCATGCTCGAGGGCGCGCTGGATGGCGTAGCCCTGTTCCAATGTCATGTCTGGCGCCGTCTCCGACAGGGGCGGCGCGAGTTCAAGGCTCGCG is part of the Candidatus Rokuibacteriota bacterium genome and harbors:
- a CDS encoding enoyl-CoA hydratase-related protein, with the protein product MTARPSIHPEANEMSTVLYEQAGKIVTITINRPDAMNAIDPETQDALIEAWTRFRDNDGAWVAILTGAGEKSFCAGADLKKMIPASFGKGARRRDHESLGLGGITRGLEIWKPMIAAINGHCLAGGLEQALACDIRISAPHASFGLPEVRWGIFPGAGGTQRLPRAVSLAKAMEIILMAKTLTAEEALAAGLINAVVPAAELMPTARKWAETICEKGPLAVRAAKEAILRGLTMPLADGLRLEAFLSGTLRGTEDAVEGPKAFAEKRKPNFQAR
- a CDS encoding fumarylacetoacetate hydrolase family protein; this encodes MPIVVSDAAQRLVKNRASLELAPPLSETAPDMTLEQGYAIQRALEHGLVERGDRVVGWKAGFTNAALQETYGVSEPVLGFLLASGVFGSGDAVPVSRFVSLGLEVEMAFVMKAALEGPGVTPASALLAVEGAVPSFELIDFRLSGKPRGTDFVADGVLANAIVLGGPLTPVSGLDLSLEGVVYEENGQRVATAAAAEVMGNPLNSLAWLANALGKLGGRLRAGDIVLTGSISKVFRPKAGDSVRASFTRLGSVGCRFV